A portion of the Thermodesulfovibrionales bacterium genome contains these proteins:
- the rplC gene encoding 50S ribosomal protein L3, with translation MTGILGRKLGMTQIFESDGRAIPVTVVEAGPCCVIQVKTLDNDGYEAVKVGFSEIRKTKKVNKAMAGTFKKAGTKPYKIIKEFKMGNLKVGEFVTAEMFVKGDRVKVSGISKGKGFQGVMKRHNYAGGPGSHGSMFNRAPGSIGASSYPSRVWKNKGLPGHMGSEMITVKNLTVVDVKPEQNLLLIKGAVPGGDGAYLEIEKGD, from the coding sequence ATGACAGGGATACTCGGCAGGAAACTCGGCATGACCCAGATATTTGAGAGTGACGGGAGAGCGATCCCTGTTACCGTCGTAGAGGCCGGCCCTTGCTGCGTGATTCAGGTAAAGACTCTCGATAACGACGGCTATGAAGCGGTCAAGGTCGGGTTCTCCGAGATACGGAAGACGAAGAAGGTGAACAAGGCGATGGCCGGCACATTCAAGAAGGCAGGGACAAAGCCCTATAAGATCATAAAAGAGTTCAAGATGGGAAACCTCAAGGTCGGCGAGTTCGTCACAGCGGAAATGTTCGTCAAGGGAGACAGGGTCAAGGTTTCGGGAATCTCAAAGGGCAAGGGATTTCAGGGTGTGATGAAACGGCATAACTACGCGGGCGGTCCCGGTTCTCATGGTTCCATGTTCAACCGTGCACCCGGATCGATCGGAGCAAGCTCTTATCCCTCGAGGGTATGGAAGAATAAGGGATTGCCGGGACACATGGGCAGCGAAATGATTACCGTGAAGAACCTCACAGTGGTCGATGTGAAGCCTGAGCAAAATCTTCTTTTGATCAAAGGTGCGGTGCCGGGCGGAGACGGCGCATACCTCGAGATCGAGAAGGGAGATTGA
- the rpsJ gene encoding 30S ribosomal protein S10 encodes MNQKIRIKLKAYDHRILDQSVKEIVDTAQRTGARIAGPVPLPTRISKVTVLRSPHVDKKSREQFEIRTHKRLIDIYDPTPQTVDALMKLELAAGVDVEIKL; translated from the coding sequence ATGAATCAGAAAATAAGAATTAAGCTGAAGGCCTATGACCACAGGATCCTGGATCAGTCGGTGAAGGAGATCGTAGACACGGCTCAGAGGACGGGAGCGCGGATAGCCGGGCCGGTTCCTCTCCCCACGAGGATCAGTAAAGTGACCGTCCTGAGATCTCCCCACGTCGACAAGAAGTCAAGGGAGCAATTTGAGATAAGAACTCACAAGAGGCTCATCGATATTTACGACCCGACACCCCAGACCGTTGATGCACTCATGAAACTCGAGCTTGCCGCCGGTGTTGATGTGGAGATAAAACTATGA